A stretch of Anolis sagrei isolate rAnoSag1 chromosome X, rAnoSag1.mat, whole genome shotgun sequence DNA encodes these proteins:
- the LOC137097924 gene encoding galectin-7-like, giving the protein MAHVPEEKLKVPYCTELPDGLDQGKLVRIRGSVPKDGKSFVVSFLCGKEEDADALLFLIKLDDSSEMALKCFLNKILNEEEKYSNLPFAKGQDFQLEFIFEEEGFKVVANEEETYQYKQHIPAEKIHFLQVEGNVELEFVSLLDEKDSQPGDKMQSPGMLHCPRRCRPVLCCRPCRPCVRWYCYRCYCVPCRCGCRRY; this is encoded by the exons ATGGCTCATGTTCCAGAGGAGAAATTG AAGGTcccttattgcactgagttaccAGATGGACTTGATCAAGGAAAACTTGTGAGGATCCGAGGTTCAGtgcccaaggatggtaaaag CTTCGTTGTGAGTTTCCTGTGTGGTAAGGAAGAAGACGCGGACGCTTTACTATTTCTGATCAAGTTGGATGATTCAAGTGAGATGGCATTGAAATGCTTCCTGAACAAAATCCTAAATGAGGAAGAAAAGTATAGCAATCTCCCTTTTGCTAAAGGGCAGGATTTTCAGCTGGAGTTTATCTTTGAAGAAGAAGGCTTCAAG GTGGTGGCCAATGAGGAAGAGACCTACCAATATAAACAACACATCCCTGCTGAGAAAATACACTTCCTGCAGGTGGAAGGAAATGTGGAGCTTGAGTTTGTCAGTCTGCTGGATGAAAAGGACAGCCAGCCAGGAGATAAGATGCAGTCACCTGGCATGCTGCATTGCCCCAGGCGTTGCCGCCCAGTTTTATGTTGCAGGCCTTGCAGACCATGCGTGAGATGGTACTGTTATCGCTGTTACTGCGTTCCATGTCGCTGTGGCTGCCGCCGTTACTGA